A stretch of the Takifugu flavidus isolate HTHZ2018 chromosome 1, ASM371156v2, whole genome shotgun sequence genome encodes the following:
- the LOC130524429 gene encoding ly6/PLAUR domain-containing protein 1-like, with amino-acid sequence MNNSRIPDHVVAVDRVRQRRWIRARTRRGRRCALVSACPAAGSGVRAQPSDLQRSVSDAPARRNMRLLGVSTLLLFFCTSGLALQIQCYQCEMTHDCSTPEFVVNCTINVQDMCQKEVLVKDDGVHYRKSCASSGACLIASSGYQQFCTGKLNSVCITCCNTPLCNGPRQKKRPQSSAGVAASSPWPLVVALLSSVLC; translated from the exons ATGAACAATAGCCGAATTCCTGATCACGTGGTGGCGGTCGACCGCGTGCGTCAGCGGCGGTGGATAAGAGCGCGGACGCGTCGGGGGAGGCGGTGCGCGCTCGTCTCAGCATGCCCGGCTGCAGGCTCCGGAGTCCGTGCGCAGCCCTCAGACCTGCAGAGATCCGTCTCTGATGCGCCAGCGCGGAGGAACATGCGGCTCCTCGGCGTCTCAACTTTGCTCCTGTTCTTCTGCACCTCAG GCCTGGCTCTGCAGATTCAGTGCTACCAGTGCGAGATGACGCACGACTGCTCCACGCCAGAGTTCGTCGTCAACTGCACCATCAACGTGCAGGACATGTGCCAGAaggaggtcctggtgaaggatGACG GGGTGCACTACCGCAAGTCCTGCGCCTCTTCGGGAGCCTGTCTTATCGCCTCCTCTGGCTACCAGCAGTTCTGCACCGGCAAGCTCAACTCGGTTTGCATCACATGCTGCAACACGCCGCTCTGTAACGGGCCCCGCCAGAAGAAACGCCCACAGTCATCAGCTGGCGTCGCAGCGAGCTCGCCGTGGCCCCTCGTGGTCGCTCTTCTTTCCTCCGTCCTCTGCTGA
- the LOC130523808 gene encoding LOW QUALITY PROTEIN: G-protein coupled receptor 39-like (The sequence of the model RefSeq protein was modified relative to this genomic sequence to represent the inferred CDS: inserted 1 base in 1 codon) produces MSEEVEIPDEKDWRKLEPNYPIKIFLTILYSLMLVTGIVGNSVTIRVTQVLKQNGYLQKHVTDHMVSLACSDLLVLLIGMPVELYSAIWFPFTSASGNVSCKIYNFLFEACSYATIVNIATLSFERYMAICHPFRYKALSGKRTSALIAFAWLVSFLVALPLLIATGTQGHIPLRANAPVQNLTFCTNLREHWVMYRCSIFGAFILYMAVLICVAFMCRAMILVLRNPMGSADGGTNGTQRASKHESSRVKMARKQTIIFLGLIVASLMLCWLPTQIRRVMMAALPKSSWTSNFFRSYVTLSPVADTFFYLSSVINPFLYNLSSRQFREVFVQVLRCRLTIEHANKRTLANAPASRISARSLQPLLRSLRRNKDGRSAKAXDEAVPKVQVENDSGIASLSKTEESNVIPSEADMPSESEV; encoded by the exons ATGAGTGAGGAAGTGGAGATACCAGATGAGAAGGATTGGAGGAAGCTCGAACCCAACTACCCCATCAAAATCTTCCTGACCATCCTTTACAGCCTCATGCTGGTGACGGGTATTGTGGGTAATTCAGTCACTATCAGAGTGACCCAAGTGCTTAAGCAGAACGGCTACCTGCAGAAGCACGTCACCGACCACATGGTCAGTCTGGCGTGCTCAGACCTTCTGGTGCTGCTCATCGGTATGCCGGTGGAGCTCTACAGCGCCATCTGGTTCCCGTTCACGTCAGCGTCAGGCAACGTCTCCTGTAAGATatacaacttcctgtttgaggcCTGCAGCTATGCCACCATCGTAAACATAGCCACGCTTAGCTTTGAACGCTACATGGCCATCTGCCACCCATTCCGCTACAAAGCCCTCAGTGGAAAACGTACCAGCGCCCTCATCGCCTTTGCCTGGCTGGTGTCCTTTCTCGTGGCTCTGCCGCTGCTCATCGCCACGGGAACGCAAGGCCACATTCCCCTCCGAGCGAACGCCCCCGTCCAGAACCTGACGTTCTGCACTAACCTGAGGGAGCACTGGGTGATGTACAGGTGCAGCATCTTCGGGGCCTTCATCCTCTACATGGCCGTGCTGATCTGCGTGGCCTTCATGTGTCGCGCCATGATCCTTGTCCTCCGGAACCCAATGGGATCTGCGGACGGTGGCACCAACGGGACCCAGAGAGCCTCCAAGCATGAAAGTTCAAGGGTGAAGATGGCCAGGAAGCAAACCATCATTTTCCTTG GGCTCATTGTTGCCTCCTTGATGCTGTGCTGGCTCCCCACCCAGATCCGCCGCGTTATGATGGCAGCGCTGCCCAAGTCCAGCTGGACCTCCAATTTTTTTCGGAGCTATGTGACGCTCTCCCCCGTGGCTGACACCTTCTTCTACCTCAGCTCAGTCATCAACCCGTTCCTGTACAACCTGTCCTCCAGACAGTTCAGGGAGGTGTTTGTCCAGGTCCTGCGGTGCCGCCTCACCATCGAACACGCCAACAAACGCACCCTTGCCAACGCCCCGGCCTCCCGCATCTCCGCGCGCTCCCTTCAGCCGCTGCTGAGATCGCTGCGTCGCAACAAGGACGGCAGGTCAGCCAAGG CAGACGAAGCCGTTCCAAAGGTTCAGGTGGAGAACGATTCAGGAATAGCTTCTCTTAGCAAGACCGAAGAATCCAATGTAATTCCCAGTGAAGCAGATATGCCATCAGAGAGTGAAGTTTAA
- the LOC130523477 gene encoding solute carrier family 35 member F5-like isoform X1 produces MEWVFVMNRKSSQSGPAAQRRRMLLGLLILLLVDVIWVASSELTSYIFKQQEYNKPFFSTFTKTSMFVLYLLGFLLWRPWRQQCTGSLKRRHVAFFADAEAYFAPCATDSTVNNCLSEPLYVPLKVQDVPADHSEPLKGDCEASASKKHRVRFSNVMEVRQLPSTQALEAKLSRMSYPAAKDHEAMLRTVGKLTVTDVAKISFFFCFVWFLANLSYQEALSDTQVAIVNILSSTSGLFTLILAAIFPSNSNDRFTLSKLLAVVLSIGGVALVSISSMDNDKGVTGSLWSLVGAMLYAVYIVMIKRRVDREDKLDIPMFFGFVGLFNLLFLWPGFLLLHYTGFEAFELPSQMVWPYILINGLIGTVLSEFLWLWGCFLTSSLIGTLALSLTIPLSVLADICMQKVRFSWLFFAGAVPVFLSFFIATLLCHYNNWDPVLVALRRVYVFISRKHRIHRLPEDSEQCESLIPLNTISPSDGGFR; encoded by the exons ATGGAGTGGGTGTTCGTCATGAACCGGAAGAGCTCCCAGAGTGGTCCTGCGGCACAGCGCAGACGGATGCTTCTTGGCCTACTGATCCTCCTGCTGGTTGATGTCATCTGGGTCGCCTCCTCTGAGCTGACCTCA TACATTTTCAAGCAGCAGGAATACAACAAACCCTTCTTCAGCACCTTTACCAAGACCTCCATGTTTGTGCTGTATTTGCTGGGTTTCCTGCTGTGGCGTCCCTGGAGGCAGCAGTGCACCGGCTCTCTGAAGCGTCGCCACGTTGCATTT TTTGCTGATGCTGAGGCTTATTTTGCACCGTGCGCCACTGACAGTACTGTAAATAATTGTTTG AGTGAGCCGCTGTACGTTCCCCTGAAGGTCCAGGACGTTCCTGCTGATCATTCCGAACCCTTAAAGGGCGACTGTGAAGCTT CAGCTTCCAAAAAGCATCGGGTGCGTTTTAGTAACGTCATGGAGGTGCGTCAGCTTCCTTCTACTCAAGCCCTGGAGGCCAAACTGTCCCGAATGTCCTACCCAGCGGCCAAAGACCACGAGGCCATGTTGCGAACTGTAGGAAAGCTCACCGTCACCGATGTGGCCAAGATcagctttttcttctgcttcgtG TGGTTCCTGGCTAACCTGTCTTATCAGGAGGCCCTGTCGGACACGCAGGTCGCCATCGTCAACATCCTGTCATCCACCTCAG GCCTGTTTACGCTCATCCTCGCAGCCATATTCCCCAGCAACAGCAACGACCGCTTCACCTTGTCCAAACTGTTAGCTGTGGTTCTGAG CATAGGAGGCGTCGCCCTCGTGAGCATCTCCAGCATGGACAACGACAAGGGCGTCACAG GCTCCTTATGGTCGCTGGTCGGGGCGATGCTGTACGCCGTCTACATCGTAATGATCAAAAGACGGGTGGATCGGGAGGATAAGCTTGATATCCCAATGTTCTTTG GGTTTGTGGGTCTGTTCAACCTGCTGTTCCTTTGGCCcggcttcctcctgctccattacACGGGCTTCGAGGCCTTTGAGCTTCCCAGCCAGATGGTGTGGCCTTACATCCTCATTAATGGTCTCATTGGAACAGTCCTCTCAGAGTTCCTCTGGCTTTG GGGCTGTTTCCTCACGTCGTCCCTGATTGGAACTCTGGCGTTGAGCTTGACCATTCCTCTGTCAGTCTTGGCAGATATTTGCATGCAAAAG GTGCGTTTCTCTTGGCTCTTTTTTGCCGGGGCCGTTCCCGTCTTCCTCTCGTTCTTCATCGCCACGCTCTTGTGCCATTACAACAACTGGGATCCCGTCCTGGTGGCGCTGCGGAGAGTTTACGTCTTTATTAGCAGGAAACATCGCATCCATAG ACTACCGGAAGACAGCGAGCAGTGTGAGAGCCTTATTCCTCTGAACACCATCTCCCCCAGCGACGGGGGCTTCCGTTAA
- the LOC130523477 gene encoding solute carrier family 35 member F5-like isoform X2 has product MEWVFVMNRKSSQSGPAAQRRRMLLGLLILLLVDVIWVASSELTSYIFKQQEYNKPFFSTFTKTSMFVLYLLGFLLWRPWRQQCTGSLKRRHVAFFADAEAYFAPCATDSTVNNCLSEPLYVPLKVQDVPADHSEPLKGDCEASSKKHRVRFSNVMEVRQLPSTQALEAKLSRMSYPAAKDHEAMLRTVGKLTVTDVAKISFFFCFVWFLANLSYQEALSDTQVAIVNILSSTSGLFTLILAAIFPSNSNDRFTLSKLLAVVLSIGGVALVSISSMDNDKGVTGSLWSLVGAMLYAVYIVMIKRRVDREDKLDIPMFFGFVGLFNLLFLWPGFLLLHYTGFEAFELPSQMVWPYILINGLIGTVLSEFLWLWGCFLTSSLIGTLALSLTIPLSVLADICMQKVRFSWLFFAGAVPVFLSFFIATLLCHYNNWDPVLVALRRVYVFISRKHRIHRLPEDSEQCESLIPLNTISPSDGGFR; this is encoded by the exons ATGGAGTGGGTGTTCGTCATGAACCGGAAGAGCTCCCAGAGTGGTCCTGCGGCACAGCGCAGACGGATGCTTCTTGGCCTACTGATCCTCCTGCTGGTTGATGTCATCTGGGTCGCCTCCTCTGAGCTGACCTCA TACATTTTCAAGCAGCAGGAATACAACAAACCCTTCTTCAGCACCTTTACCAAGACCTCCATGTTTGTGCTGTATTTGCTGGGTTTCCTGCTGTGGCGTCCCTGGAGGCAGCAGTGCACCGGCTCTCTGAAGCGTCGCCACGTTGCATTT TTTGCTGATGCTGAGGCTTATTTTGCACCGTGCGCCACTGACAGTACTGTAAATAATTGTTTG AGTGAGCCGCTGTACGTTCCCCTGAAGGTCCAGGACGTTCCTGCTGATCATTCCGAACCCTTAAAGGGCGACTGTGAAGCTT CTTCCAAAAAGCATCGGGTGCGTTTTAGTAACGTCATGGAGGTGCGTCAGCTTCCTTCTACTCAAGCCCTGGAGGCCAAACTGTCCCGAATGTCCTACCCAGCGGCCAAAGACCACGAGGCCATGTTGCGAACTGTAGGAAAGCTCACCGTCACCGATGTGGCCAAGATcagctttttcttctgcttcgtG TGGTTCCTGGCTAACCTGTCTTATCAGGAGGCCCTGTCGGACACGCAGGTCGCCATCGTCAACATCCTGTCATCCACCTCAG GCCTGTTTACGCTCATCCTCGCAGCCATATTCCCCAGCAACAGCAACGACCGCTTCACCTTGTCCAAACTGTTAGCTGTGGTTCTGAG CATAGGAGGCGTCGCCCTCGTGAGCATCTCCAGCATGGACAACGACAAGGGCGTCACAG GCTCCTTATGGTCGCTGGTCGGGGCGATGCTGTACGCCGTCTACATCGTAATGATCAAAAGACGGGTGGATCGGGAGGATAAGCTTGATATCCCAATGTTCTTTG GGTTTGTGGGTCTGTTCAACCTGCTGTTCCTTTGGCCcggcttcctcctgctccattacACGGGCTTCGAGGCCTTTGAGCTTCCCAGCCAGATGGTGTGGCCTTACATCCTCATTAATGGTCTCATTGGAACAGTCCTCTCAGAGTTCCTCTGGCTTTG GGGCTGTTTCCTCACGTCGTCCCTGATTGGAACTCTGGCGTTGAGCTTGACCATTCCTCTGTCAGTCTTGGCAGATATTTGCATGCAAAAG GTGCGTTTCTCTTGGCTCTTTTTTGCCGGGGCCGTTCCCGTCTTCCTCTCGTTCTTCATCGCCACGCTCTTGTGCCATTACAACAACTGGGATCCCGTCCTGGTGGCGCTGCGGAGAGTTTACGTCTTTATTAGCAGGAAACATCGCATCCATAG ACTACCGGAAGACAGCGAGCAGTGTGAGAGCCTTATTCCTCTGAACACCATCTCCCCCAGCGACGGGGGCTTCCGTTAA
- the LOC130523477 gene encoding solute carrier family 35 member F5-like isoform X4: protein MEWVFVMNRKSSQSGPAAQRRRMLLGLLILLLVDVIWVASSELTSYIFKQQEYNKPFFSTFTKTSMFVLYLLGFLLWRPWRQQCTGSLKRRHVAFSEPLYVPLKVQDVPADHSEPLKGDCEASSKKHRVRFSNVMEVRQLPSTQALEAKLSRMSYPAAKDHEAMLRTVGKLTVTDVAKISFFFCFVWFLANLSYQEALSDTQVAIVNILSSTSGLFTLILAAIFPSNSNDRFTLSKLLAVVLSIGGVALVSISSMDNDKGVTGSLWSLVGAMLYAVYIVMIKRRVDREDKLDIPMFFGFVGLFNLLFLWPGFLLLHYTGFEAFELPSQMVWPYILINGLIGTVLSEFLWLWGCFLTSSLIGTLALSLTIPLSVLADICMQKVRFSWLFFAGAVPVFLSFFIATLLCHYNNWDPVLVALRRVYVFISRKHRIHRLPEDSEQCESLIPLNTISPSDGGFR, encoded by the exons ATGGAGTGGGTGTTCGTCATGAACCGGAAGAGCTCCCAGAGTGGTCCTGCGGCACAGCGCAGACGGATGCTTCTTGGCCTACTGATCCTCCTGCTGGTTGATGTCATCTGGGTCGCCTCCTCTGAGCTGACCTCA TACATTTTCAAGCAGCAGGAATACAACAAACCCTTCTTCAGCACCTTTACCAAGACCTCCATGTTTGTGCTGTATTTGCTGGGTTTCCTGCTGTGGCGTCCCTGGAGGCAGCAGTGCACCGGCTCTCTGAAGCGTCGCCACGTTGCATTT AGTGAGCCGCTGTACGTTCCCCTGAAGGTCCAGGACGTTCCTGCTGATCATTCCGAACCCTTAAAGGGCGACTGTGAAGCTT CTTCCAAAAAGCATCGGGTGCGTTTTAGTAACGTCATGGAGGTGCGTCAGCTTCCTTCTACTCAAGCCCTGGAGGCCAAACTGTCCCGAATGTCCTACCCAGCGGCCAAAGACCACGAGGCCATGTTGCGAACTGTAGGAAAGCTCACCGTCACCGATGTGGCCAAGATcagctttttcttctgcttcgtG TGGTTCCTGGCTAACCTGTCTTATCAGGAGGCCCTGTCGGACACGCAGGTCGCCATCGTCAACATCCTGTCATCCACCTCAG GCCTGTTTACGCTCATCCTCGCAGCCATATTCCCCAGCAACAGCAACGACCGCTTCACCTTGTCCAAACTGTTAGCTGTGGTTCTGAG CATAGGAGGCGTCGCCCTCGTGAGCATCTCCAGCATGGACAACGACAAGGGCGTCACAG GCTCCTTATGGTCGCTGGTCGGGGCGATGCTGTACGCCGTCTACATCGTAATGATCAAAAGACGGGTGGATCGGGAGGATAAGCTTGATATCCCAATGTTCTTTG GGTTTGTGGGTCTGTTCAACCTGCTGTTCCTTTGGCCcggcttcctcctgctccattacACGGGCTTCGAGGCCTTTGAGCTTCCCAGCCAGATGGTGTGGCCTTACATCCTCATTAATGGTCTCATTGGAACAGTCCTCTCAGAGTTCCTCTGGCTTTG GGGCTGTTTCCTCACGTCGTCCCTGATTGGAACTCTGGCGTTGAGCTTGACCATTCCTCTGTCAGTCTTGGCAGATATTTGCATGCAAAAG GTGCGTTTCTCTTGGCTCTTTTTTGCCGGGGCCGTTCCCGTCTTCCTCTCGTTCTTCATCGCCACGCTCTTGTGCCATTACAACAACTGGGATCCCGTCCTGGTGGCGCTGCGGAGAGTTTACGTCTTTATTAGCAGGAAACATCGCATCCATAG ACTACCGGAAGACAGCGAGCAGTGTGAGAGCCTTATTCCTCTGAACACCATCTCCCCCAGCGACGGGGGCTTCCGTTAA
- the LOC130523477 gene encoding solute carrier family 35 member F5-like isoform X3 produces MEWVFVMNRKSSQSGPAAQRRRMLLGLLILLLVDVIWVASSELTSYIFKQQEYNKPFFSTFTKTSMFVLYLLGFLLWRPWRQQCTGSLKRRHVAFSEPLYVPLKVQDVPADHSEPLKGDCEASASKKHRVRFSNVMEVRQLPSTQALEAKLSRMSYPAAKDHEAMLRTVGKLTVTDVAKISFFFCFVWFLANLSYQEALSDTQVAIVNILSSTSGLFTLILAAIFPSNSNDRFTLSKLLAVVLSIGGVALVSISSMDNDKGVTGSLWSLVGAMLYAVYIVMIKRRVDREDKLDIPMFFGFVGLFNLLFLWPGFLLLHYTGFEAFELPSQMVWPYILINGLIGTVLSEFLWLWGCFLTSSLIGTLALSLTIPLSVLADICMQKVRFSWLFFAGAVPVFLSFFIATLLCHYNNWDPVLVALRRVYVFISRKHRIHRLPEDSEQCESLIPLNTISPSDGGFR; encoded by the exons ATGGAGTGGGTGTTCGTCATGAACCGGAAGAGCTCCCAGAGTGGTCCTGCGGCACAGCGCAGACGGATGCTTCTTGGCCTACTGATCCTCCTGCTGGTTGATGTCATCTGGGTCGCCTCCTCTGAGCTGACCTCA TACATTTTCAAGCAGCAGGAATACAACAAACCCTTCTTCAGCACCTTTACCAAGACCTCCATGTTTGTGCTGTATTTGCTGGGTTTCCTGCTGTGGCGTCCCTGGAGGCAGCAGTGCACCGGCTCTCTGAAGCGTCGCCACGTTGCATTT AGTGAGCCGCTGTACGTTCCCCTGAAGGTCCAGGACGTTCCTGCTGATCATTCCGAACCCTTAAAGGGCGACTGTGAAGCTT CAGCTTCCAAAAAGCATCGGGTGCGTTTTAGTAACGTCATGGAGGTGCGTCAGCTTCCTTCTACTCAAGCCCTGGAGGCCAAACTGTCCCGAATGTCCTACCCAGCGGCCAAAGACCACGAGGCCATGTTGCGAACTGTAGGAAAGCTCACCGTCACCGATGTGGCCAAGATcagctttttcttctgcttcgtG TGGTTCCTGGCTAACCTGTCTTATCAGGAGGCCCTGTCGGACACGCAGGTCGCCATCGTCAACATCCTGTCATCCACCTCAG GCCTGTTTACGCTCATCCTCGCAGCCATATTCCCCAGCAACAGCAACGACCGCTTCACCTTGTCCAAACTGTTAGCTGTGGTTCTGAG CATAGGAGGCGTCGCCCTCGTGAGCATCTCCAGCATGGACAACGACAAGGGCGTCACAG GCTCCTTATGGTCGCTGGTCGGGGCGATGCTGTACGCCGTCTACATCGTAATGATCAAAAGACGGGTGGATCGGGAGGATAAGCTTGATATCCCAATGTTCTTTG GGTTTGTGGGTCTGTTCAACCTGCTGTTCCTTTGGCCcggcttcctcctgctccattacACGGGCTTCGAGGCCTTTGAGCTTCCCAGCCAGATGGTGTGGCCTTACATCCTCATTAATGGTCTCATTGGAACAGTCCTCTCAGAGTTCCTCTGGCTTTG GGGCTGTTTCCTCACGTCGTCCCTGATTGGAACTCTGGCGTTGAGCTTGACCATTCCTCTGTCAGTCTTGGCAGATATTTGCATGCAAAAG GTGCGTTTCTCTTGGCTCTTTTTTGCCGGGGCCGTTCCCGTCTTCCTCTCGTTCTTCATCGCCACGCTCTTGTGCCATTACAACAACTGGGATCCCGTCCTGGTGGCGCTGCGGAGAGTTTACGTCTTTATTAGCAGGAAACATCGCATCCATAG ACTACCGGAAGACAGCGAGCAGTGTGAGAGCCTTATTCCTCTGAACACCATCTCCCCCAGCGACGGGGGCTTCCGTTAA